A genomic stretch from Schistosoma haematobium chromosome 2, whole genome shotgun sequence includes:
- a CDS encoding hypothetical protein (EggNog:ENOG41KOG1217~COG:S), with product MSMILGTDQLDDYWHRVLLGIIEIQVDTMVVNENDFGSRLLVPIVCATILILASICIFIICCYSQRKRRELLMKYTTTIAPNNEQSSNLIEDISESNNTTNHHHFKNITHSINITPTNQNYTSYYPSQLLCESSLQTRRFLSPEFHGRRLLVHNDNHNNNGSKKNINSHIPSGICTINTNRVNMNKSSGTVVI from the exons ATGTCTATGATTTTAGGCACTGATCAGTTAGATGATTATTGGCATAGAGTATTGCTTGGTATAATTGAAATTCAAGTTGATACAATGGTtgtaaatgaaaatgattttg GTTCACGTTTATTAGTTCCAATAGTATGTGCTACAATCTTAATTCTTGCATCAATATGTATCTTTATAATATGTTGTTATTCTCAAAGAAAACGTCGTGAACTTCTTATGAAATATACAACAACAATAGCGCCTAATAATGAACAATCATCAAATTTAATAGAAGATATATCAGAAAGTAATAATACAAcaaatcatcatcatttcaAGAATATAACACATTCAATCAATATAACACCGACTAATCAAAACTATACTTCATATTATCCATCACAATTATTATGTGAATCATCATTACAAACAAGACGATTTCTATCACCAGAATTTCATGGAAGACGACTATTAGttcataatgataatcataataataatggtagtaagAAGAATATCAATAGTCATATTCCATCAGGAATTTGTACAATCAATACAAAtcgtgtaaatatgaataaatccAGTGGAACAGTTGTGATTTAA
- the FTSJD2_4 gene encoding FtsJ methyltransferase domain-containing protein 2 (EggNog:ENOG410V5CW~COG:A) — MSDERSMKKAEKHKLSDPLDDVAWKIMRKMGYEHGQGLGVNAHGVVEPVALSKQKGRSGLGSVRTTSSSDKKIESFSGELYQSSNPNLVWHEGCDDDYTTADGDRTWSWSMEGGPSINSLLELNSLIISPDEPEALGPPIEELDNEDKFCSIHLVQEVLNYKNQLDYLSKLNVTKSHERCNPYELIKKGIFMNRAAMKMANIDSIFNGMFTTAAPKDDVLYFADICAGPGGFSEYTLWRRCNAPYHIHSSNESKRLNNTLSPSHHSNMNDKLLGDTTESVDHNSPTNNTSTTSEKQQPLLSAKGFGLTLTGHCDFRENDFLAGPKEAFMAHYGPGRDGDVTKWSNLASFASFIGRSTNNAGVHILMADGGFDVSSQYNLQEVMSKQLYLCQCLCALINLRPGGHFLTKLFDTFTEFTIGIIYLMGYLFEEIFIIKPVTSRPANSERYLVCKNLRSSLNTMAGCVPAPKSSSSMTSHSDSTDQKSSFRQKTRKFPGQQQQTTTTNGIVVDDVEASKKFGILTDMKQSGSLGLVINHFLQVNEKLNQIKTNQSVSSSSSINPKLDVLRICHTEIIEQDEKFMQFIQGMNEDFAKHQCIALSKLLAFSQDHSLTEKRQDELYRTCLEKWKIPITERRPVPWPLLSANRSPIIRRLLGDSENLTSLNTLPSEYRANIRLTPFTNANLNNLDILYHSRIALVCGNPSITSTSEPAQAMFIYSHGSAVADTYCTVDGDQWNRLDQVIPRLNPRLPPSTLIWGQPFYEYAVKNGLRKHGLFIYDVVCIYGRDCRKLPYRKRMELAEQMTNVINFPDMTSSNVRVPPFLKLSEIVDYVKKLPLLPCKDSPTLVPMHCLPDGFTFQPHSLLLVQHMTDNWTEEISRSTGKVYYFNRVKSESTFDLPESEHLSFTDTLYTKLPWITEQKYYPSVTTLVQYLEKMSDPYS; from the exons ATGTCTGACGAACGTTCAATGAAAAAAGCTGAAAAACACAAG CTATCTGATCCACTTGACGATGTAGCTTGGAAAATTATG CGAAAGATGGGTTATGAACATGGTCAAGGATTGGGTGTTAATGCTCACGGTGTAGTTGAACCGGTTGCATTGAGTAAACAAAAAGGCAGAAGTGGTCTCGGTTCAGTAAGAACAACATCGTCATCTGATAAAAAGATTGAATCATTCTCAGGCGAACTCTATCAATCTTCCAATCCAAATTTAGTCTGGCATGAAGGTTGTGATGATGATTATACTACAGCTGATGGAGATCGTACGTGGTCATGGTCAATGGAAGGCGGACCTTCTATTAATTCCTTATTGGAATTGAATTCTCTAATTATCAGTCCCGATGAACCGGAGGCTTTAGGTCCGCCTATTGAAGAGTTAGATAATGAAGATAAATTCTGCTCGATCCATCTTGTTCAAGAAGTTCTAAATTATAAG AATCAGTTGGATTATTTATCAAAATTGAATGTCACTAAAAGTCATGAACGTTGTAATCCATACGAATTGATAAAGAAGGGGATTTTTATGAACAG AGCTGCAATGAAAATGGCCAACATTGATTCAATCTTTAATGGAATGTTCACAACTGCTGCTCCAAAAGAT GATGTATTATATTTTGCTGATATATGTGCTGGTCCTGGAGGTTTCTCAGAATATACTTTATGGCGACGATGTAATGCTCCATATCATATTCACTCATCAAATGAATCGAAACGGCTTAACAATACACTCAGTCCTAGTCATCATTCCAATATGAATGATAAACTACTAGGAGATACTACTGAATCTGTCGATCATAACAGTCctactaataatactagtaCTACTTCAGAGAAACAACAACCATTGCTGTCTGCTAAAGGATTTGGTTTAACATTAACCGGTCATTGTGATTTTCGTGAAAATGATTTCTTGGCTGGTCCAAAAGAAGCTTTTATGGCACATTATGGACCAGGACGTGATGGGGATGTTACAAAATGGTCGAATTTAGCTTCATTCGCATCATTTATTGGTCGTAGTACAAATAATGCTGGTGTACATATTCTAATGGCAGATGGA GGTTTCGATGTATCTAGTCAGTATAATCTTCAAGAGGTTATGTCTAAACAATTGTACTTATGTCAGTGTTTATGTGCATTAATCAACCTTAGACCAG GTGGACATTTTTTAACAAAATTATTTGATACATTCACTGAATTCACAATTGGTATAATTTATTTGATGGGTTATTTATTTGAAGagattttcattataaaacctGTAACTAGTCGACCAGCTAATTCGGAACG TTATTTAGTATGCAAAAATTTACGATCATCTTTAAACACAATGGCTGGTTGTGTACCTGCtcccaaatcatcatcatccatGACAAGTCATTCGGATTCCACTGATCAAAAGTCAAGTTTCCGACAGAAGACACGTAAATTTCCaggtcaacaacaacaaacaaccacCACAAATGgtattgttgttgatgatgtgGAAGCCAGTAAAAAGTTTGGCATTCTAACCGATATGAAACAATCTGGTTCACTTGGTCTAGTGATCAATCATTTTTTACAAGTTAATGAAAAGTTAaatcaaattaaaacaaaccAATCAGTGTCTTCATCATCGTCAATCAATCCAAAATTGGATGTATTAAGAATATGTCACACTGAAATAATTGAACAAGATGAAAAATTTATGCAATTTATTCAGGGGATGAATGAAGA TtttgctaaacatcaatgtatCGCTTTGTCAAAACTATTAGCATTCTCTCAAGATCACAGTCTTACTGAAAAGAGACAAGATGAATTGTATAGAACATGTTTAGAAAAATGGAAG ATTCCAATAACAGAACGTCGACCTGTCCCTTGGCCTTTATTATCCGCTAATCGTTCACCAATTATTCGTCGTTTATTAGGT GATAGCGAAAATTTGACATCACTCAATACGTTACCATCAGAATATCGTGCAAATATACGTCTTACACCATTCACTAAtgcaaatttaaataatttagataTTTTATATCATAGTCGAATTGCTTTAGTATGCGGTAATCCGTCGATTACATCAACTTCTGAACCAGCTCAAGCAATGTTCATTTATTCACATGGATCTGCAGTTGCG GATACTTATTGCACTGTTGATGGAGATCAATGGAATAGATTAGATCAAGTGATACCTAGACTAAACCCACGACTCCCACCTAGTACCTTAATTTGGGGCCAACCATTTTATGAATATGCTGTGAAG AATGGTTTACGAAAACACGGTTTATTTATATATGATGTTGTGTGTATCTACGGTCGAGATTGTCGTAAATTACCATACAGGAAAAG AATGGAATTAGCTGAACAAATGACAAATGTAATTAATTTTCCAGATATGACTTCATCCAATGTTCGTGTACCACCATTTCTAAAATTGTCAGAAATAGTTGATTATGTGAAAAA ACTACCTCTTCTACCGTGTAAGGATTCACCAACACTTGTACCAATGCATTGTTTACCCGATGGTTTTACATTTCAACCACATTCTTTGTTATTAGTACAACATATGACAG ATAATTGGACTGAAGAGATTAGTAGGAGTACTGGAAAGGTGTATTACTTTAACCGAGTGAAATCTGAATCCACTTTCGATTTACCAGAAAGTGAACACTTGTCATTCAC CGATACACTATACACAAAACTACCTTGGATAACAGAACAAAAATATTATCCAAGTGTTACTACTTTAGTacaatatttagaaaaaatgtCAGATCCTTATTCATAG